From a single Arachis hypogaea cultivar Tifrunner chromosome 3, arahy.Tifrunner.gnm2.J5K5, whole genome shotgun sequence genomic region:
- the LOC112780114 gene encoding uncharacterized protein yields the protein MTLVVRFVDKHGFVKERLIDVVHVKDTTSATLKQEIYSLAFVAAAKEVVDIHAFFQSLSNIINVVCSSCKRNDELRSAYATEISHLVATNQIETGRGANQIGTLKRSGDTRWSSHFNSICSLLCMFGATTSVLEDLATNGSTYSQRGDATCALKSLLSFGFVFILHMMKEIMGITDKLCQALQQKSQDILNAMHLVSSTKSLIQQLRDSSWGALLEKVSSLCNDHAIQIPDMGASFSDIIRSRRKKDVVTVEHHYRVDIFTSVIDFQLKELNSRFSEQATKLLILSTSLDPKDAFKLFSHIVE from the exons ATGACACTTGTTGTTAGATTTGTTGATAAGCATGGATTTGTGAAAGAAAGGCTAATAGATGTTGTTCATGTCAAAGATACTACTTCTGCTACTCTAAAACAAGAGATTTATTCT CTAGCTTTTGTTGCCGCGGCTAAAGAAGTTGTTGATATTCATGCTTTTTTCCAAAGTTTGAGTAATATTATCAATGTTGTGTGCTCTTCTTGCAAACGCAATGATGAATTACGATCTGCTTATGCAACTGAAATTTCCCATTTAGTTGCAACTAATCAAATTGAAACAGGAAGGGGAGCAAATCAAATTGGCACATTAAAAAGATCAGGAGATACTAGGTGGAGCTCTCACTTCAACTCAATTTGTAGCCTTTTATGTATGTTTGGAGCAACAACTTCAGTTCTGGAAGATTTGGCTACTAATGGATCTACATATTCTCAACGTGGTGATGCTACTTGTGCTCTTAAATCTTTATTATCATTTGgttttgttttcattttgcatATGATGAAAGAAATTATGGGAATTACTGATAAACTTTGTCAAGCATTGCAACAAAAATCTCAAGACATTTTGAATGCTATGCATCTGGTTTCTAGTACAAAGTCATTGATTCAACAGTTAAGAGATAGTAGTTGGGGAGCACTTTTGGAGAAAGTTAGTTCTTTATGCAATGATCATGCTATTCAGATACCTGATATGGGTGCTTCTTTTAGTGACATAATTCGGTCTCGTCGTAAAAAGGATGTTGTCACTGTTGAACACCACTATCGTGTTGACATTTTTACTAGCGTGATAGATTTTCAATTGAAAGAGCTAAATAGTAGATTTAGTGAGCAAGCAACCAAGCTCCTCATATTGAGTACATCTTTAGATCCTAAAGATGCTTTCAAGTTATTCAGT CATATCGTTGAatag